A window of the Desulfobacula toluolica Tol2 genome harbors these coding sequences:
- a CDS encoding cold-shock protein, whose amino-acid sequence MATGIVKWFNDSKGFGFIEQENGKDVFVHHSGINATGFKSLNEGDRVSFDVEEGQKGPAATNVTVL is encoded by the coding sequence ATGGCTACTGGTATCGTAAAATGGTTTAACGACTCAAAAGGTTTTGGATTTATCGAACAGGAAAATGGAAAAGATGTATTCGTACATCATAGCGGCATCAATGCAACAGGATTTAAATCCCTGAATGAAGGGGATCGTGTTTCATTTGATGTTGAAGAAGGACAAAAAGGCCCTGCTGCAACAAATGTAACCGTTCTATAG
- a CDS encoding IS110 family RNA-guided transposase, with translation MNNNITIGMDLGDKFHIAVVFDSDGTELEIAKVINTKTGIRTFFKQYKSATVAIEAGTHSPWISRLLTEMEQTVYVGNPRKLRYIWDSIDKSDARDARMLGMVCRLEPRLLQPIHHRSSQAQVDLTTIKSRDMLVKSRTQLINHVRGIVKANGERLPKCSAASFANKCSSDIPKELWPAIAPLFEVITELNCQIKELESKIEQLSIEKYPETRFLRQVPGVGPITALSYILYIEDPARFSKSRQVGPFLGLTPRRDQSGEMDKQLPITKAGNTYLRQLLVGCAHYIMGPFGPENSLRLHGLAIAARGGKNAKKRAVVAVARKLAVLLHRLWVSEDTYQPFYCRDKKVA, from the coding sequence ATGAATAACAATATCACAATAGGAATGGATTTGGGAGACAAGTTTCACATAGCGGTTGTATTTGACAGTGATGGCACTGAATTAGAGATTGCCAAGGTGATTAATACTAAAACCGGTATACGCACGTTCTTCAAACAGTACAAATCCGCCACAGTGGCTATAGAGGCAGGCACTCACTCTCCATGGATCAGCCGGTTGTTGACTGAAATGGAGCAGACCGTGTACGTCGGGAACCCTCGTAAATTAAGGTATATCTGGGACAGTATTGATAAATCAGATGCCCGGGACGCACGGATGCTTGGTATGGTTTGCCGATTGGAACCAAGACTTCTGCAACCAATACACCATCGCAGCAGCCAGGCCCAAGTTGATCTGACAACAATCAAATCCCGTGATATGCTGGTTAAGAGCCGCACACAGCTGATCAACCACGTAAGGGGAATCGTCAAAGCCAATGGGGAGCGTCTGCCCAAATGCAGTGCAGCAAGCTTTGCCAATAAATGTAGTTCCGATATCCCAAAAGAGCTTTGGCCTGCTATAGCGCCTTTGTTTGAAGTTATCACGGAGTTGAATTGCCAGATAAAAGAGCTTGAGAGCAAAATTGAACAACTCAGCATAGAAAAGTACCCTGAAACCAGGTTTTTGAGGCAGGTTCCTGGAGTTGGTCCCATAACTGCATTGTCATATATCCTTTACATTGAAGATCCTGCCCGTTTTTCCAAAAGTCGTCAAGTCGGTCCTTTCTTAGGGTTAACACCCAGGAGGGACCAATCGGGTGAAATGGACAAGCAACTTCCCATTACTAAAGCAGGGAATACTTATCTGCGCCAGTTGCTGGTGGGATGTGCCCATTATATTATGGGGCCATTTGGCCCAGAAAATTCCCTGCGCCTCCACGGCCTGGCTATCGCTGCAAGAGGAGGTAAAAATGCCAAGAAACGAGCCGTTGTCGCTGTCGCCCGGAAATTGGCAGTGCTACTGCATCGACTATGGGTGAGCGAAGACACATACCAGCCATTTTATTGCAGAGACAAAAAAGTTGCCTGA
- a CDS encoding sigma-54-dependent transcriptional regulator yields MQARILVVDDDEAIRDALREILEDDYAVVCVDNGLKAVEMVKKQVFDLVFLDIIMPEIDGIETLRRLKVHDKMLDIIMISAVDRAQEATDSIKLGAYDYITKPFDHEIILNRLKKVLQNRSLIKEISFHRAQAASGSWRDTIVSKSKKMTAVLDLVSKVADTSSSVLITGESGTGKELIAKAVHNASPRHDKPFVAINCAAIPAELMEAELFGHEKGAFTGAHKQTIGKFEFAHQGTIFLDEISSLKSEFQAKLLRFIQEREFARVGNHRTIKVDVRIVAATNTSLDEMVKEGTFRDDLYFRLNVVPVLLPPLRSRKGDVPLLADFFLDRFNRRMNKSVKGFTPDAIIVLEAYPWPGNIRELENLVERMVVLGSENQFIDEKDLPFDLLLHGDPTQGAEKGVRENKGLVQARQSFERLYILRALKNCRWNQTLAASLLGIHRNTLIQKMKSLNLTRNQDDL; encoded by the coding sequence ATGCAGGCGCGGATTCTGGTGGTGGATGATGATGAAGCCATAAGAGATGCCTTAAGAGAGATTCTTGAGGATGATTATGCTGTTGTCTGTGTGGACAACGGGCTTAAAGCCGTTGAGATGGTTAAAAAACAGGTGTTTGACCTTGTTTTTTTGGATATTATCATGCCGGAAATAGACGGGATTGAAACCCTAAGACGTCTCAAGGTCCATGACAAGATGCTGGATATTATCATGATTTCCGCCGTGGACCGTGCCCAGGAAGCCACGGATTCCATCAAACTCGGTGCCTATGATTATATTACAAAACCATTTGATCATGAAATCATATTGAACAGGCTCAAAAAGGTTCTGCAAAATAGAAGTCTTATAAAAGAAATCAGTTTTCACAGGGCCCAGGCTGCATCAGGTTCATGGAGAGACACCATCGTCAGCAAATCAAAAAAAATGACTGCGGTACTTGATCTGGTGTCAAAAGTCGCTGATACGTCAAGCAGTGTCCTGATCACAGGAGAGAGTGGAACCGGAAAAGAATTGATTGCAAAGGCGGTTCATAATGCAAGTCCTCGTCATGACAAACCTTTTGTTGCCATTAATTGTGCTGCCATACCGGCAGAACTCATGGAAGCCGAGTTGTTCGGTCATGAAAAAGGCGCTTTCACAGGTGCCCATAAACAGACTATTGGTAAGTTTGAGTTTGCTCATCAAGGTACGATTTTTCTGGATGAAATCTCCAGCCTTAAATCCGAATTCCAGGCAAAGTTGTTGAGATTTATTCAGGAAAGGGAATTTGCACGGGTTGGCAACCATCGTACAATTAAAGTGGATGTTCGAATTGTTGCCGCCACCAATACCAGTCTGGATGAGATGGTTAAGGAAGGTACGTTCAGGGATGATCTGTATTTCAGGCTAAATGTGGTTCCGGTATTGCTGCCGCCTCTTCGCAGCCGCAAAGGGGATGTACCGCTTCTGGCGGATTTTTTTCTGGACAGATTCAACCGCCGGATGAATAAAAGTGTCAAAGGCTTTACCCCGGATGCAATTATTGTTCTGGAGGCCTATCCATGGCCCGGCAATATCCGTGAACTGGAAAATCTTGTAGAACGGATGGTAGTGCTGGGGTCTGAAAATCAATTTATCGATGAAAAAGATCTTCCTTTTGACCTTTTGTTGCATGGAGACCCCACACAAGGTGCGGAAAAAGGGGTCAGGGAAAACAAGGGGCTTGTCCAGGCCCGGCAGTCCTTTGAACGCCTTTATATTCTCAGGGCACTTAAGAACTGCAGATGGAACCAGACCCTGGCTGCAAGTCTTCTGGGTATTCACAGAAATACCCTTATTCAGAAAATGAAATCCTTAAATCTTACACGAAACCAGGATGATCTCTAA
- a CDS encoding sensor histidine kinase codes for MTEYHQQKELYPAKQNHGAPSRKKQTLKKNRFVSLRYRFILITSIMLLVLLGTLAAVLAVLQTRTIRGRIEKQGLAIAKNLAAISIDHLVTYNYVALEKLANQAVNNPEIIYVIVHDKEGKVAGYSRRPDLQNRYMTDDISRNAIAATVPLINVRVPESGTTPVMDVAVPVYISNAQDRWGTIRVCLSLDLMYQQIRQTLWSILIVGSVALAIGILISNWAAQRVTRPLGTLVNATVEAAQGNLDQKFSIRTRDEVEILADNFSVMIQEILAHKRQLENQIKEIKQLQQYAEKILATMTDGLLAVDMKGIVTAVNPAAHAILSIPLDHAAKDRHVLKLFDKNNPFAAYIQNSLENPSARNQREIHLQNGKDTRIILAGAGILKSDKKMPRQIIFNINDITDLKQLEAEIRQNQRLADLGTLAAGMAHEIRNPLSAIKTYVALLPKKIEKPGFLEKFQRTVPREINRLNTLTEELLELSRPPKYNFNQTDISQLLRQCIELLEADFTDRGIDCQSDFAHDLPQIMADADQLEKVFINLMQNGAQAMQDGGIMIIHASCKDNLLAIDFKDTGHGFSSELAENIFNPFFTTKAKGTGLGLAITHKVISEHGGQIKAKSQQGKGCCFSISLPRGNH; via the coding sequence ATGACTGAATACCATCAACAAAAAGAACTATACCCTGCAAAACAAAACCATGGCGCACCCAGCAGGAAAAAGCAAACCTTAAAAAAAAACCGCTTTGTTTCCCTGCGCTACAGGTTTATTCTTATCACCTCAATTATGCTTCTGGTGTTGCTGGGGACTCTTGCCGCAGTCCTGGCAGTACTCCAGACTAGAACCATTCGGGGCAGAATTGAAAAACAGGGTCTGGCCATTGCAAAAAACCTTGCCGCAATATCAATTGACCACCTGGTTACATATAATTATGTTGCCTTGGAAAAACTTGCAAACCAGGCCGTCAATAATCCTGAAATCATTTATGTAATTGTCCATGACAAAGAAGGAAAAGTGGCTGGTTACAGCCGGCGACCCGATCTGCAGAACCGTTATATGACAGATGATATCAGCAGGAATGCCATTGCGGCGACAGTCCCCCTGATAAATGTCAGGGTTCCTGAATCCGGCACCACCCCGGTCATGGATGTGGCTGTGCCGGTTTATATTTCCAATGCCCAGGACCGGTGGGGAACCATACGTGTCTGCCTGTCTCTTGATCTGATGTATCAGCAGATCCGTCAAACCCTGTGGAGTATTCTCATTGTGGGGTCTGTGGCCCTTGCCATTGGTATTTTGATATCCAACTGGGCAGCCCAGCGAGTCACCAGACCCCTGGGAACCCTTGTAAATGCAACTGTTGAAGCGGCTCAAGGCAATTTAGATCAAAAGTTTTCCATCCGTACCCGAGATGAAGTTGAGATTCTGGCCGATAATTTTTCCGTTATGATACAGGAAATCCTGGCCCATAAACGGCAGTTGGAAAACCAGATCAAAGAAATAAAACAATTGCAGCAATATGCGGAAAAAATATTGGCCACAATGACAGACGGGCTTTTGGCTGTTGATATGAAGGGAATTGTCACAGCCGTCAATCCGGCTGCCCATGCTATTTTGAGTATTCCCCTTGACCATGCTGCAAAAGACCGCCATGTTTTAAAACTTTTTGATAAAAACAACCCGTTTGCAGCCTATATTCAAAACTCCCTTGAAAATCCTTCCGCCAGAAACCAGCGGGAAATCCACCTGCAAAACGGCAAAGATACCAGGATAATCCTGGCAGGTGCCGGGATTCTCAAGTCGGATAAAAAAATGCCCCGGCAGATCATATTCAACATTAACGACATTACTGATCTTAAACAGCTTGAGGCTGAAATCCGCCAGAACCAGCGGCTTGCAGACTTAGGAACCCTGGCGGCCGGTATGGCCCACGAAATAAGAAACCCCTTATCCGCCATAAAAACCTATGTGGCACTGCTGCCAAAAAAGATCGAAAAACCAGGATTTTTAGAAAAATTCCAGAGAACCGTTCCCAGGGAAATCAACCGGTTAAACACCCTCACTGAAGAACTTTTGGAACTGTCAAGGCCCCCTAAATACAATTTTAATCAGACAGATATTAGCCAATTGCTCAGGCAATGCATTGAATTGCTGGAAGCGGATTTTACAGATAGGGGCATCGACTGCCAAAGCGACTTTGCACATGACCTGCCTCAAATCATGGCAGATGCAGACCAGCTTGAAAAAGTATTTATTAATCTCATGCAAAATGGTGCCCAAGCCATGCAGGATGGCGGGATAATGATAATTCATGCATCCTGTAAAGACAACCTGTTGGCAATAGATTTCAAAGATACAGGACATGGATTTTCTTCCGAACTTGCGGAAAATATTTTTAATCCGTTTTTTACCACCAAGGCCAAGGGAACCGGACTGGGACTGGCCATCACCCATAAGGTGATCTCGGAACACGGAGGTCAGATAAAGGCAAAAAGCCAACAAGGAAAGGGCTGCTGTTTTTCAATCAGCCTGCCCAGGGGAAACCATTAG
- a CDS encoding ABC transporter substrate-binding protein, with amino-acid sequence MNMSGLFSIFCVPFFFLNLIFLPGCTNQDKKEQTQRALSSSVPIQGGIYRASLRSNPPTLDPALVQDNYGETIVHQIFDGLVRYDSYLSVLPALAETWQVKEDGKVYQFKLKKNARFHNLDPVTSQDVIFSFKRLLRAEHPSAVLPHLLKIVGAKEYRAGTLENIPGLKIENEQIFTVHLQESHVPFLTALGMYQASIVSQKEVILLKEDFGKNPVGSGPFSFISWEEGKSIQLKRFEEYYAEPAFLDEIHYKIYPGGQDPIIFADFQNNNLEEMEVYGDVKKKLSENKELQWFHRPSLSLFFYGMNLKHPNLANPDLRKALSIAVDRKALVNQVYKGQFDIATNILPLGMPGRTPLSQMEDNNPDLALQCLNQAFSTTLDKQPELEIVSAIQTPRVEQEITIIKNAWSKLGIKIRAKYITDWEEFETYLNSDAVQIYRYVWFADMPDPDSFLYSLFASESPTNFMNLEDENIDRMLLAARAIVDPVERAGMYQKTEAAIMESAPLIPLFYMSVDRVYQSYVKSVNVSALGAHNLQLNKIWLDQPHQND; translated from the coding sequence ATGAATATGTCAGGCCTGTTTTCAATCTTTTGTGTCCCCTTTTTTTTCTTGAACCTAATTTTTCTGCCGGGCTGCACCAACCAAGACAAAAAAGAACAGACACAAAGAGCCTTATCATCATCAGTACCCATCCAGGGTGGTATTTATCGGGCTTCTTTGCGAAGCAACCCGCCCACTCTTGATCCTGCACTTGTTCAAGACAACTATGGAGAAACGATTGTCCACCAGATTTTTGACGGTCTTGTCCGGTATGATTCCTATCTGTCGGTTTTACCGGCCCTGGCTGAAACCTGGCAAGTCAAAGAAGACGGCAAGGTGTACCAGTTTAAACTGAAAAAAAACGCCCGGTTTCACAACCTTGATCCTGTTACCTCCCAAGATGTCATTTTTTCTTTTAAAAGGCTTTTACGGGCGGAACACCCTTCTGCAGTGCTGCCCCATCTGCTTAAAATTGTCGGTGCAAAAGAATACAGAGCAGGAACCCTGGAAAATATTCCGGGATTAAAAATAGAAAATGAACAAATTTTCACTGTACACCTTCAAGAATCCCATGTGCCTTTTTTAACTGCCCTGGGCATGTACCAGGCATCAATTGTTTCACAAAAAGAGGTAATCCTGCTCAAAGAAGACTTTGGAAAAAATCCCGTGGGAAGCGGCCCCTTCAGCTTTATATCCTGGGAAGAAGGCAAATCAATTCAACTTAAGCGATTTGAAGAGTATTATGCCGAACCTGCTTTTCTGGATGAAATTCACTATAAAATTTATCCAGGAGGACAGGACCCCATTATATTCGCTGATTTTCAAAACAACAATCTTGAAGAGATGGAAGTCTACGGGGACGTTAAAAAAAAACTGTCAGAAAATAAAGAGCTTCAATGGTTTCACAGGCCTTCCCTGAGCCTCTTTTTTTACGGCATGAACCTGAAACATCCAAATCTTGCAAACCCAGACCTTCGAAAAGCTCTTTCCATAGCTGTTGACCGCAAGGCATTGGTCAATCAAGTCTACAAAGGCCAGTTTGACATCGCAACAAATATTTTACCCTTGGGCATGCCTGGGCGTACTCCTTTGAGCCAGATGGAGGACAACAACCCTGACCTTGCCCTGCAGTGTTTGAACCAGGCATTTAGCACAACCTTAGATAAGCAGCCTGAACTGGAGATCGTTTCCGCTATACAAACCCCCAGGGTAGAACAGGAGATAACAATCATAAAAAACGCTTGGAGCAAACTGGGTATTAAAATCAGGGCAAAATACATCACTGACTGGGAAGAATTCGAAACCTATTTAAATTCAGATGCTGTTCAGATTTACCGGTATGTCTGGTTTGCCGACATGCCCGATCCTGACAGTTTTTTATATTCTCTTTTTGCCTCTGAATCACCCACCAATTTCATGAACTTAGAGGATGAAAATATAGACCGGATGCTGTTGGCTGCCAGGGCAATCGTGGACCCTGTTGAACGGGCCGGCATGTACCAGAAAACCGAAGCTGCCATCATGGAGTCTGCTCCCCTGATCCCACTTTTTTACATGAGTGTGGACCGGGTATACCAGTCCTATGTCAAATCCGTGAACGTAAGTGCCCTGGGAGCCCATAACCTGCAACTCAACAAAATATGGCTGGACCAACCCCATCAAAATGACTGA